AGATCCTGCGGCGGGCGATCGCGGCCCGACCCGGCAAGGCCGACGGTGCGCTCCTGCACGCGATGCTCGCCATCGAGATCCACGCCGGCTCCGAGGAGCAGGTCGAGGAAGCGGCCTCGGGCGCGCTCGCGCTCGCCCGCGAGTCCGGCGAGGACCGCGTCGTCGCGCACGTCGCGCGCCTCACCGAGAGCGCGCTACGCACGCTGGACGCGCTCGAACGCCGCGAGCAGTTGTTGCACGAGGGCATCGCCGCCGCGGAACGCACCGGCGACGGGCTGCTACGCGGCATGCTCTCGATGTCCCATCACGAGATCGCGCTGGAACGCGGCGACCGCGACACGATGGACCGGGAGAAGGACATCCGGGACACGTTCGCCAGGCGCAACGCGGAACCCTTCGTCCGCTGGACCAACGCCCAGACGCAGTCGATCCACCTCTTCCTGGACGGCGACCTCGACGGGGCCGAAGCCGTCGCCCACACCGCGTTCGAACTCGGCCTGGCAACCGGACAGCCCGAGGCGTTCTTCGGCTACGCCGGTCAGGTCTTCCAGATCCGTCGTGCCCAGGGCCGGCTCGCCGAGGTGGCCGACACCCTCGAACAGGTCCTCGACCAGAACCCGACGCTGCAGGTCTTCCGGGCCGGGCTGGCCCACGTGTGGTGTGAGCTCGGCCGCGGGTCGGACGCTCGGGCGCTCGCCGACTCCCTCGACGTCTCGCCCGGCGGCGCGCCCCAGTTCTGGTCGACGGCCCTGATGCTGTGGGCGGAGACCTGCCACGCCCTCGCTCTTCCCGCACCGGCGTCGCGACTCGTGCCGGTCCTCGACGGTTGGCGGGGCCAGGTCGCCAGCACCGGCGCGACCACCGAGGGCGCCATCGCCTACGGACTCGGTCGCGCGCTGGCGACCGTCGGCCGTCTCGACGACGCCGCCGCCGCCTACGACCTGGCCCTCACCGTCAACCGCCGGCTCCGGGCTCCGCTGTTCGTCGCCCGCACCCAACTCGCCTACGCCGAACTGCTCGCCGGGGCCGAACCCGACCGGGCCCGGGCCCTCGCCACCGACGCGCGGACCACCACCGGTCGGTTCGGCTTCACCGGCATCCGGCACCGCAGCGAGCGACTCCTCGAACGCCTCGGTTAGCTCGTCGTCCACCGCCACTCACGCCCCCAGACGGAACGCCTCGATGTGCCGCTGACGGGCCGGCACCCGCAGCGCGCGCAGGCTGCGCTGCACGGTGGCCGCCATCGCGGCCGGGCCGCACAGGTAGACGTCACGGTCGGCGATGTCCGGCACCAGACCGCGCAGGCTCTCCGGGCTGAACGGCTGGCTGCCGTCGGTGGTGCGGCCGGTCAGCAGGTGCAACCGGGCCCCCCGGGCCCGCACCAGATCGCGCAGCTCGCCGATCAGCACCGCGTCGGCGGGCGTCCGCGCCCGGTAGAGGACCACGATGTCACCGGTCAGGTCCCGGTCCTCCAGCAGCGCCCGGATCGGCGTGACGCCGATACCGCCGGCGATCAGCACCGTGTTCTCCCGGGTGCGGCCGGCGGTGGTGAGCGCGCCGTACGGGCCCTCGACGTAGACCCGGGTGCCCACCGGCAACTGCCGCAACCCGGCGCTCGTGGAACCGATCGCCTTGGCGGTCAGTCGCAGGGTGCGGCCGTCCGGCGCGGCCGACAGCGACCACGGGTTGACCTGCCACCAGGAGTTGTGACCGGGGAACCGCCACCAGAAGAACTGCCCGGGCCGGGCACGCAGCCGGTCGAGCCGGTCGCCGCCGACGTACACGGAGACGGCCTGGTCGGTCTCCGGGACGACGGCGACGACCCGCAGCCGGTGACGGGCGTTGCGCG
The genomic region above belongs to Micromonospora sp. WMMD1128 and contains:
- a CDS encoding ferredoxin reductase family protein, producing the protein MYTATPPQVRRTGQSRAAYLTLWVFLLVNLLIVEVMFVNPSRPVPNTLTGIGRFLGLHLGFVMALQLLLIGRVPFLERRIGMDKLTNWHRWTGFTIFWLVLLHPTFVLLGYARLDRISFLEEIPNLAGQTPVLLGMIAAGLVCVMASTSVRMARRRMSYEAWHATHMVVYVMIVLSVIHQVYEGSSFASSTLTKAYWWALWAFAIGALLVNRLFVPLARNARHRLRVVAVVPETDQAVSVYVGGDRLDRLRARPGQFFWWRFPGHNSWWQVNPWSLSAAPDGRTLRLTAKAIGSTSAGLRQLPVGTRVYVEGPYGALTTAGRTRENTVLIAGGIGVTPIRALLEDRDLTGDIVVLYRARTPADAVLIGELRDLVRARGARLHLLTGRTTDGSQPFSPESLRGLVPDIADRDVYLCGPAAMAATVQRSLRALRVPARQRHIEAFRLGA